A window of Ardenticatena maritima contains these coding sequences:
- a CDS encoding carotenoid biosynthesis protein has protein sequence MNRLRMWAIHSALWLYIGTLVYTALRAPLHLPLLVFIFPLSALSFVAFSALHAWETEGGARALAFIGTTIGIGFAAEWVGVKTGWPFGAYTYSNRMGGHIFGVSPFVPPAWFMMGYVAWRLGEWLAAERHRAWQILLAAWCMTAWDLLIDPIMVYQNHWTWLEPGAYFGIPAQNYAGWFFTAALMYTLYWRLARPAIPHPAAVRLPLLAYTATWLFDTLIAWQVGLHGAAVAGFWGMGGLALAAWARPIPSNPEARH, from the coding sequence ATGAATCGCTTGCGCATGTGGGCAATCCACAGCGCCCTGTGGCTGTACATCGGCACACTTGTGTACACAGCGCTGCGTGCGCCTCTGCATCTGCCCCTGCTTGTGTTCATCTTTCCGCTCTCTGCACTTTCCTTTGTGGCGTTTTCCGCTCTGCACGCCTGGGAAACCGAAGGGGGCGCGCGTGCGTTGGCGTTCATCGGCACCACCATCGGCATTGGCTTTGCAGCCGAATGGGTGGGGGTAAAGACCGGTTGGCCTTTCGGCGCGTACACGTACAGCAACCGCATGGGCGGGCACATTTTCGGCGTTTCGCCTTTTGTGCCCCCCGCCTGGTTCATGATGGGGTATGTGGCGTGGCGGCTGGGAGAATGGCTTGCCGCCGAACGCCATCGCGCCTGGCAGATTTTGCTGGCGGCATGGTGCATGACGGCGTGGGATTTGCTCATTGACCCCATCATGGTCTATCAAAACCATTGGACATGGCTGGAACCAGGGGCGTATTTCGGCATCCCGGCGCAAAATTACGCCGGCTGGTTCTTCACCGCGGCGCTCATGTACACGCTCTACTGGCGTCTCGCGCGCCCCGCCATACCACACCCCGCCGCCGTCCGTCTCCCCTTGCTGGCGTACACAGCCACATGGTTGTTCGATACGCTCATCGCCTGGCAAGTCGGTTTGCACGGCGCAGCGGTCGCCGGTTTTTGGGGCATGGGCGGGCTCGCACTGGCGGCGTGGGCACGCCCCATCCCTTCCAATCCAGAAGCACGACATTGA